A genomic stretch from Primulina huaijiensis isolate GDHJ02 chromosome 14, ASM1229523v2, whole genome shotgun sequence includes:
- the LOC140957502 gene encoding bifunctional monodehydroascorbate reductase and carbonic anhydrase nectarin-3-like translates to MKLGIQHKTLFHSFLIILVLSSACFTRAQEFDDENEFSYDENSEKGPSHWGSLRPEWAICSTGKKQSPIAILKKTVEIAPDLGRLHRYYKNSAATLVNTGHDMTVRWDRAGFIQIKETMFELKQIHWHSPSEHTLDGRRFEMEAHLVHQSEDDRIAVIGILYEIGRPDSFLSLIEPDLHAMIHTGEIERSLGVVDPKVIEFGSSEYYRYVGSLTTPPCTEDVIWTIIAKVSTVTREQVNLMRKAVHDEVETNARPIQQLNKRTVKLYTPRHNEMK, encoded by the exons atgaagctGGGGATCCAACACAAAACGctttttcattcttttttgATTATTCTTGTTCTTTCATCTGCATGCTTCACAAGAGCTCAAGAATTCG ATGATGAAAATGAGTTTAGTTACGACGAAAATAGTGAGAAGGGGCCATCGCATTGGGGAAGCCTTCGTCCAGAATGGGCAATATGCAGTACTGGGAAAAAGCAATCTCCGATTGCTATACTGAAGAAAACAGTGGAAATAGCGCCAGATTTGGGGAGACTCCACAGATATTACAAAAACTCAGCTGCCACCCTTGTCAACACAGGACATGACATGACG GTAAGATGGGATAGAGCGGGTTTTATCCAAATAAAGGAAACCATGTTCGAGCTGAAGCAAATTCATTGGCACTCACCTTCGGAACACACTCTCGATGGCAGgag GTTTGAGATGGAAGCTCATTTGGTACATCAAAGCGAGGACGATCGCATAGCTGTAATTGGAATTCTGTACGAAATCGGACGGCCCGACTCCTTTTTGTCATTG ATCGAACCGGATCTGCATGCAATGATTCATACCGGAGAAATCGAAAGAAGCCTTGGTGTTGTGGATCCAAAAGTTATAGAATTTGGCAGCAGTGAGTATTATAGATATGTGGGTTCACTCACTACCCCACCTTGCACCGAGGATGTTATATGGACAATAATTGCAAAG GTGAGTACTGTGACAAGAGAACAGGTAAATTTGATGCGCAAGGCAGTTCACGAT GAGGTGGAAACTAATGCTAGGCCAATACAACAACTAAACAAGCGTACAGTGAAACTCTACACACCAAGACATAACGAGATGAAATGA